One stretch of Nocardioides perillae DNA includes these proteins:
- a CDS encoding DUF3105 domain-containing protein, which yields MRRRPRLRPGSLRPGFLRLVLVVALAAMVVVVAVSAPVALRVAEDVRRGPVDLSAVVVYDDLPTTHVPDDVRYSVTPPPGGPHADRWLQCGVYDRPVRDANVVHALEHGTVWLTHAPDLDEQEVAELAAFLPDEGILSPYPGLDAPVVVTVWGRQLALTGADDPRLPLFLEAFGDGGTAPEPMASCEGGVVEYAVGAGTPV from the coding sequence GTGAGGCGCCGGCCGCGTCTGCGGCCCGGCTCGCTGCGGCCCGGCTTCCTGCGGCTGGTCCTCGTCGTCGCGCTCGCCGCGATGGTCGTCGTGGTCGCGGTGAGCGCGCCGGTCGCGCTGCGCGTGGCCGAGGACGTGCGGCGCGGGCCGGTCGACCTGTCGGCCGTCGTGGTCTACGACGACCTGCCCACCACCCACGTGCCCGACGACGTGCGCTACTCCGTCACCCCGCCGCCCGGCGGCCCGCACGCCGACCGCTGGCTGCAGTGCGGCGTCTACGACCGCCCGGTGCGCGACGCCAACGTCGTGCACGCCCTGGAGCACGGCACGGTGTGGCTCACCCACGCACCCGACCTCGACGAGCAGGAGGTCGCCGAGCTCGCGGCGTTCCTGCCCGACGAGGGGATCCTCTCGCCCTACCCCGGCCTCGACGCGCCCGTCGTCGTCACCGTGTGGGGTCGGCAGCTCGCTCTCACCGGCGCCGACGACCCGCGGCTGCCGCTCTTCCTCGAGGCGTTCGGCGACGGCGGCACCGCACCCGAGCCCATGGCCTCCTGCGAGGGCGGCGTCGTCGAGTACGCCGTGGGTGCGGGCACGCCCGTCTGA
- a CDS encoding YjbQ family protein: protein MDSETRTYRTGDREVVLDLTRDAADFVRGRGDGLLHVFVPHATAGLAVIETGAGSDDDLLAALGDLLPADDRWRHRHGSRGHGRSHVMPGLVPPYATLPVLDGELALGTWQSLCLVDLNVDNDERTVRFSFLAG from the coding sequence GTGGACTCCGAGACCCGCACCTACCGCACCGGCGACCGCGAGGTCGTGCTCGACCTGACCCGCGACGCTGCCGACTTCGTGCGCGGCCGCGGCGACGGTCTGCTGCACGTCTTCGTGCCGCACGCCACCGCCGGGCTGGCGGTCATCGAGACCGGCGCGGGCAGCGACGACGACCTGCTCGCCGCGCTCGGCGACCTGCTGCCGGCCGACGATCGGTGGCGTCACCGCCACGGCAGCCGCGGGCACGGTCGCTCCCACGTGATGCCGGGGCTCGTCCCGCCGTACGCCACCCTGCCGGTCCTCGACGGGGAGCTCGCCCTCGGCACCTGGCAGAGCCTGTGCCTGGTCGACCTCAACGTCGACAACGACGAGCGGACGGTGCGCTTCAGCTTCCTCGCCGGCTGA
- a CDS encoding thiamine-binding protein — protein MLVAFSISPTTSDPTGSVTAAVAEAVRVVRESGLPCETNAMFTNVEGEWDEVMAVVKRAVDVVAAASPRVGLVLKADIRPGHTGQLTAKVERIEEALARGAEGEA, from the coding sequence GTGCTCGTCGCCTTCAGCATCAGCCCCACCACCAGCGACCCCACCGGCTCGGTCACCGCCGCGGTCGCCGAGGCCGTGCGGGTGGTCCGCGAGTCGGGCCTGCCGTGCGAGACCAACGCGATGTTCACCAACGTCGAGGGAGAGTGGGACGAGGTGATGGCCGTCGTGAAGCGGGCGGTCGACGTCGTCGCCGCCGCCTCGCCGCGGGTCGGGCTCGTGCTCAAGGCCGACATCCGGCCCGGGCACACCGGCCAGCTCACCGCGAAGGTGGAGCGCATCGAGGAGGCCCTCGCCCGGGGCGCCGAGGGCGAGGCGTGA